A DNA window from Hordeum vulgare subsp. vulgare chromosome 1H, MorexV3_pseudomolecules_assembly, whole genome shotgun sequence contains the following coding sequences:
- the LOC123431957 gene encoding nijmegen breakage syndrome 1 protein, producing MVWALTPFGTVRGAQQYYISAAGTYTVGRKDCDIVQTETSISRVHAEIAVEKMVAWEPRSGAPASPSCVSVVDRSKYGTFVNKVQGTQGSRLRKDEVVVLSDGDTVTFGNGNMTFRFSFVPIVVFFHGKKSARIDRSLQAVMTSIGAYVTRKWIDTCTHVLVDESSSLTLELLDAIITKKPIILGNWFKAMAEKNIHTEIPSCTQYIPNLTLDGMDIKMVENKLMENCLAGHTFILGSSEKYKFGEKIQELLESTGAKYLSIEEFCANSQDSGAGDNDQQILLVPAKSPLEFSKMRPLFPLSKITDVKLFAAILSGRLEAAAIEPPAYMITSSNTTDETIVADSDVETDTAMSDRTVAASKSQHHIQHMSDDKGESKVTSSVSAVNLGETKVSINVQNNLEKEEISEPMEEDVQVIEKTAISGFKAGGEDVQFIEKTAISGFKAGGENVQVINKVAQDETCDAVFVNKAPKDENLDSSREETCHVIFSRDLIVKRVLRPAPAASSETGGVNFKRFKKRQTVSGNSFKALIPCAREPYRESDYEKGTLNDFMREEKRRKQMESIAEDLFNNQKPQKKKAVAGSLIQTLLTGCR from the exons atggtcTGGGCGCTGACCCCCTTCGGCACAGTGCGCG GGGCGCAGCAGTACTACATCTCCGCCGCCGGGACGTACACGGTCGGCCGCAAAG ATTGCGACATCGTTCAAACAGAAACATCAATATCCCGAGTGCATGCGGAGATAGCAGTTGAAAAGATGGTTGCCTGGGAGCCACGTTCTGGTGCTCCAGCAAGCCCTTCATGTGTTAGTGTAGTTGATCGCTCGAAATACGGCACATTTGTCAACAAGGTACAGGGAACTCAGGGCAGTCGGCTACGTAAAGATGAAGTTGTGGTGCTTTCTGATGGCGATACTGTGACTTTCGGAAATGGCAACATGACCTTCAG GTTCTCGTTTGTCCCCATAGTGGTCTTTTTTCATGGCAAAAAGTCAGCACGAATTGATCGATCATTGCAGGCAGTCATGACATCTATTG GTGCATATGTTACTCGTAAGTGGATTGATACATGTACACATGTTCTTGTGGATGAATCATCTTCATTGACACTTGAGCTCCTCGATGCAATCATCACAAAAAAACCAATCATCTTGGGAAACTGGTTCAAG GCGATGGCTGAAAAGAACATACACACAGAGATCCCTTCTTGTACACA ATATATTCCAAACTTGACTCTTGATGGGATGGATATAAAGATGGTTGAGAACAAGCTCATGGAGAATTGCCTAGCAGGCCATACTTTTATCCTGGGATCATCAGAAAAG TATAAATTTGGAGAGAAAATACAAGAGTTACTGGAATCAACTGGAGCAAAATATCTCAGCATCGAGGAGTTTTGTGCTAACAGCCAG GACTCTGGAGCTGGAGACAATGACCAACAAATTCTTCTTGTTCCTGCAAAATCTCCTTTGGAGTTCAGTAAGATGCGTCCTCTATTTCCTTTGTCCAAGATCACTGACGTGAAGCTATTTGCTGCTATATTGTCTGGTCGCTTGGAAGCAGCTGCTATTGAACCACCTGCTT ACATGATTACATCCTCCAATACAACGGATGAAACTATTGTGGCGGATTCTGATGTCGAAACTGATACTGCAATGTCTGATCGTACTGTTGCTGCTAGCAAGTCTCAGCACCATATTCAGCATATGTCTGATGATAAAGGAGAAAGTAAAGTTACAAGCAGTGTGAGTGCTGTAAATTTAGGAGAAACAAAGGTCAGCATCAATGTTCAGAACAACCTAGAGAAAGAAGAAATTTCGGAACCCATGGAGGAGGATGTTCAGGTCATAGAGAAAACAGCAATTTCTGGATTCAAAGCTGGAGGTGAGGATGTTCAGTTTATAGAGAAAACAGCAATTTCTGGGTTCAAAGCTGGAGGTGAGAATGTTCAGGTTATAAACAAGGTGGCGCAGGATGAGACTTGTGATGCTGTTTTTGTGAACAAGGCGCCAAAGGATGAGAACTTGGACAGTAGCAGGGAAGAGACTTGTCATGTTATTTTCAGTCGAGATCTGATTGTGAAAAGGGTCCTTCGGCCAGCTCCTGCCGCGTCATCAGAAACTGGAGGCGTTAacttcaaacgattcaaaaag AGGCAAACCGTGTCTGGAAACAGCTTCAAGGCCCTTATTCCATGTGCACGAGAACCATACAG AGAATCTGATTACGAGAAGGGCACCTTGAACGATTTCATGAGAGAGGAGAAGCGGCGAAAGCAAATGGAATCCATCGCGGAGGACCTCTTCAACAACCAGAAG CCGCAGAAGAAGAAGGCGGTCGCGGGCAGTTTGATCCAGACCCTGCTCACTGGTTGCCGATGA